One window from the genome of Hydra vulgaris chromosome 02, alternate assembly HydraT2T_AEP encodes:
- the LOC100201767 gene encoding arylsulfatase I, with protein sequence MVVFKISQKTKYSLSVIWIGLATLTTFCLGVYNPNKKPPHPHIIVVTLRDMGWDDVSFHGNPEIPTPNIDRIANHGVILQQYYTTPNCEDSVSSYRTGKHPIHYKKSMESGENARVTYDIWNYLDIQSYVIREVGLIDCKDTDIPFYPWDVIQKAENVLKQQDQIYSLFLQVNFPQLHADYPEQIPDEYLTRAKNIPFEARKIYAGMIMQLDRAVGHLVRILYDTGILHDAILIFTTLTGGTKGNNFYTWPSTYPFRGGNGTLWEGGSRALGFVYSNRIARRGRVSYGLVHINDWLPTIFRLAGGNPDHVVESDGMDVWDSINNDDYSPRMEILYGINGNKAAVRVGDFKLITGESYVPLSPRPLAKGELDNLIKPITVWDSELECADYPDAIGCWPDIEPCLFNVRFDPCERNNVAYYMPQTVEALTYTLNKYNTSAVYRDKRSLEEWDNTYKDLSLKLTLIKLEKSRKTLDRSKIGV encoded by the exons ATGGTGGTTTTTAAGATTTCTCAGAAAACGAAATATAGTTTGAGTGTAATATGGATTGGTTTAGCTACATTAACTACATTTTGCTTGGGAGTTTACAATCCAAACAAGAAGCCGCCGCATCCACATATTATAGTCGTCACCCTAAGAGATATG GGATGGGATGATGTCAGTTTCCATGGAAATCCAGAAATTCCGACTCCTAACATTGACAGAATCGCCAATCACGGTGTTATTTTACAACAATATTACACGACGCCTAACTGTGAAGATTCAGTTTCGTCTTACCGCACAGGAAAGCATCCAATACACTATA aAAAATCTATGGAGAGTGGAGAAAATGCTCGTGTAACATACGATATATGGAACTATCTTGATATTCAAAGTTATGTTATTAGAGAAGTAGGACta ATTGACTGCAAAGATACCGATATACCTTTTTATCCATGGGATGTTATACAAAAAgctgaaaatgttttaaagcaaCAAGATCAAATATACTCTTTATTTTTGCAAGTTAATTTTCCGCAGTTACATGCAGACTACCCTGAGCAAATACCAGATGAGTATTTAACCCGAGCTAAAAATATTCCATTTGAAGCAAGAAAAATATACGCAG gCATGATAATGCAACTTGACAGAGCTGTTGGTCATTTAGTAAGAATATTATATGACACTGGCATTCTCCACGATGCTATACTTATTTTTACGACATTAACTGGGGGGACAAAAGgaaataacttttatacttGGCCATCAACATATCCATTTAGAGGTGGAAATGGTACTCTTTGGGAAGGTGGCTCCAGAGCTTTAGGATTTGTTTACAGTAATCGAATAGCTAGAAGAG GTCGAGTTTCTTATGGTCTTGTACATATAAATGACTGGTTGCCAACAATATTTCGTCTAGCTGGAGGTAACCCTGATCATGTAGTTGAAAGTGATGGCATGGATGTTTGGGATTCAATAAACAACGATGACTATTCTCCAAG AATGGAAATATTATACGGCATCAACGGAAATAAAGCTGCAGTACGTGTAGGAGACTTTAAGCTTATAACTGGAGAAAGTTATGTTCCACTCTCTCCCAGACCTTTAGCAAAAGGAGAACTAGACAATTTAATTAAACCAATTACAGTTTGGGATAGTGAGTTAGAATGTGCCGACTATCCTGACGCAATTGGATGTTGGCCAGATATCGAACCTTGTTTATTTAATGTTCGTTTTGACCCTTGCGAACGAAACAATGTTGCATATTATATGCCACAAACTGTTGAAGCATTAACATATACactaaacaaatataatacTTCTGCTGTATACAGAGATAAAAGATCCTTGGAAGAATGGGACAACACATATAAAGATTTATCGTTAAAATTAACACtaattaaacttgaaaaaagtcGAAAAACATTAGACCGTAGCAAAATAGGAGTTTAA